The Hevea brasiliensis isolate MT/VB/25A 57/8 chromosome 1, ASM3005281v1, whole genome shotgun sequence genome has a window encoding:
- the LOC131169426 gene encoding probable disease resistance protein At5g63020, translated as MGNVFSIQCSDALIGRCWDCVAGQALYVCQLEDNLQELRTARDKLSELSNDVMRRVNSEETPQTRRLDQVGGWLSRVDATITEVDSLLNRATRERQKLCLAGCCSKNCKSTYMFGKSVSRSLKHVVRLMSEGDFKEVVERTLPEPVVVGNVNPTLGTETTLDEAWSYITGDEVRIVGIYGMGGVGKTTLLTKINNRFATISNNFDVVISAVVSKDLKPEKIQEQIWKRIGFLDEKWEKKSLREKADDIFHVLSRKKVLLLDDIRRRVDLVEIGVPLPARENRCKIVFTTRSYGVVGLMEAEKMIKVEPLAWEEAWALFQKKVGDIDFDIVPLAQDVAKECSGLPIALITIGRAMASKITKEEWKRALKVLRSSASSLPGMEDEVFQDMEVEVFVRLKFSYDSLSSDKVKSYFLYCSLFPEDFEIHKGRLVDYWICENFGDRNESYSIICSLVGACLLEEQGEHVKMHDVIRDMALWIACKYEKEKHKFFVEVGAQLTQVSEVGTWEGSKRMSLMANSFERIHEVPRCPDLLTLFLNDNRLLREIGDGFFQFMDILNVLDLSGNCIRELPMGISKLNSLQYLNLSRTLIKQLPVELKMLVNLKYLNLENNIDLDIILRGVISNLSSLQVLKMYSVGSICVGKLEDNILWEENMLIEELQCLEHLNELSSTIRSVSGLQSYVNAHTLLNCTRALFLNLFRSPQSLNIWWLANMKNLEDMVIIDGSISVELGVNFVMEEIEAHDAGGGLGNSMISRKTYFNSLHTLTLVRDLGLRDLTWVILAPNLTCFNVQVNGHIEEIISVEKLDDVQVGDENFNPFFKLQVLSLDYLPQLKSIYPKALSFPSLEKIEVNKCPQLKKLPLNSSSANGGKVEIRAEEQWWKDVEWEDDSTKTTFLPCFVHSRSLWE; from the exons ATGGGTAACGTCTTTTCAATTCAATGCAGTGATGCCTTGATCGGTCGTTGCTGGGATTGCGTTGCTGGACAAGCTCTTTATGTATGTCAGCTTGAAGACAATCTTCAAGAACTTAGGACTGCAAGAGATAAATTAAGTGAGCTGAGCAATGATGTGATGCGGAGGGTCAACAGTGAGGAAACTCCACAAACAAGGCGGCTGGATCAAGTTGGAGGATGGCTTTCAAGGGTAGACGCTACCATTACTGAAGTTGATTCTCTCCTCAACAGAGCTACGCGAGAAAGACAGAAATTGTGTCTCGCAGGCTGTTGCTCCAAGAACTGTAAGTCCACCTACATGTTTGGGAAAAGCGTTTCCAGAAGCCTCAAACATGTGGTTCGTTTGATGAGCGAAGGAGATTTTAAGGAAGTGGTTGAGAGGACACTTCCAGAACCAGTGGTAGTAGGAAATGTTAATCCAACATTGGGCACTGAAACTACCTTAGACGAGGCATGGAGCTACATCACGGGAGATGAGGTGAGAATTGTTGGCATATACGGTATGGGGGGAGTCGGTAAAACTACTCTTCTTACTAAAATCAACAACAGATTTGCCACTATATCTAATAATTTTGATGTTGTGATTTCGGCTGTGGTTTCTAAAGATTTGAAACCTGAGAAGATTCAAGAGCAGATTTGGAAAAGAATTGGCTTTTTGGATgagaaatgggaaaagaaaagccTCCGTGAGAAAGCAGATGACATATTTCATGTACTGAGTAGAAAGAAAGTATTATTGTTAGATGACATACGGCGGCGAGTTGACCTTGTAGAGATTGGGGTTCCTCTGCCTGCAAGAGAAAACAGATGCAAGATAGTATTCACAACACGCTCTTACGGAGTAGTCGGGCTAATGGAAGCTGAAAAGATGATAAAAGTAGAACCTTTGGCTTGGGAAGAAGCTTGGGCGTTGTTTCAGAAGAAGGTTGGGGATATTGATTTTGATATTGTTCCTCTGGCTCAAGATGTTGCTAAAGAGTGTAGTGGGTTGCCAATCGCACTCATTACCATTGGTAGAGCCATGGCCAGTAAAATTACGAAGGAAGAATGGAAGCGTGCTCTTAAGGTACTAAGAAGTTCTGCCTCAAGCTTACCAGGCATGGAGGATGAGGTATTTCAAGATATGGAGGTTGAGGTATTTGTACGATTGAAATTTAGTTATGATAGTCTGAGTAGTGATAAAGTTAAatcttatttcttatattgttccTTATTTCCGGAAGACTTTGAAATTCACAAAGGTAGATTGGTAGATTATTGGATTTGTGAGAATTTTGGTGATCGCAATGAGTCATATTCTATAATCTGTTCACTTGTTGGGGCATGTTTATTGGAAGAGCAAGGCGAACATGTGAAAATGCATGATGTGATTCGTGACATGGCTCTGTGGATAGCATGtaaatatgaaaaagaaaagcacaaGTTTTTTGTGGAAGTGGGTGCCCAATTAACTCAAGTATCAGAGGTTGGAACATGGGAAGGATCAAAACGGATGTCCCTGATGGCGAACTCCTTTGAAAGAATCCATGAAGTTCCTAGATGTCCTGATCTCTTGACTTTATTTCTCAACGATAATCGTCTTTTAAGGGAGATCGGTGATGGTTTCTTTCAATTTATGGATATACTAAATGTTCTGGACCTCTCAGGCAATTGTATAAGGGAATTGCCGATGGGAATATCAAAATTGAACTCATTGCAATATCTTAATCTGTCAAGGACGCTGATAAAGCAATTGCCAGTTGAGTTGAAAATGTTGGTAAATCTGAAATATCTGAACTTGGAAAATAACATCGATCTAGATATAATTCTAAGGGGAGTCATATCCAATTTATCATCATTGCAAGTTTTGAAAATGTACAGCGTTGGTTCTATTTGTGTCGGAAAATTGGAAGATAATATATTGTGGGAAGAGAACATGCTAATAGAGGAGCTACAATGTTTGGAACACTTGAATGAATTGAGCAGTACAATAAGAAGTGTCTCAGGTCTCCAGAGTTATGTCAACGCCCACACATTACTCAACTGTACTCGAGCTCTATTTCTTAATTTGTTTCGAAGTCCACAATCTCTCAACATTTGGTGGTTGGCAAATATGAAGAATCTAGAAGATATGGTTATAATTGATGGAAGTATTTCAGTAGAGTTGGGAGTCAATTTTGTAATGGAAGAGATAGAAGCACATGATGCAGGTGGAGGTCTAGGCAACTCAATGATCTCAAGGAAGACATACTTTAATAGCCTTCATACATTGACTTTAGTGCGAGACCTCGGATTGAGGGATCTGACATGGGTTATTCTAGCTCCAAATTTGACGTGTTTCAATGTGCAAGTGAACGGGCATATAGAAGAGATAATAAGTGTTGAAAAGTTAGATGATGTTCAAGTTGGGGATGAAAATTTTAACCCATTTTTTAAACTCCAAGTGCTCAGTTTGGATTATTTACCACAACTGAAAAGCATATATCCCAAAGCCTTGTCCTTTCCCTCTCTAGAAAAAATCGAAGTAAATAAATGCCCACAGCTTAAGAAGCTGCCATTAAACTCGAGCAGCGCAAATGGAGGCAAAGTTGAGATTAGAGCAGAGGAACAATGGTGGAAAGATGTTGAATGGGAGGATGATTCTACTAAAACTACCTTTCTACCGTGCTTTGTGCATTCTCGCTCTCTTTG ggAATGA
- the LOC131169432 gene encoding uncharacterized protein LOC131169432 codes for MEMARCLLHEKNLQKRFWAEAANTAVFLLNRLPTRAVGKKTPFEAWYGVKPQLNNLKIFGCLCFSHVPQVKRDKLDEKAEQGIFVGYSSVSKAYRIFHPHTGKVITSRDVQFLEHEQWDCNEESQTGEQITPLVPDELIDDEPVRGTRTLSDVYQRCNVAVLEPAGYEEAKSDQKWIEAMKEELAMIEKNQTWELVERPLDRKVIGVKWVFRTKLNPNGSVNKYKARLVVKGYAQVWGVDFSETFAPVARLDTIRMLLALAAQQGWKIFQLDVKSAFLNGSLQEKIYVEQPEGFSVPGHEEKVCLLKKALYGLKQAPRAWYSRIDDHLLKLGFEKSLSESNLYVKKTDSDIIIISLYVDDLLVTGNNVVQIEVFKKEVMKVFDMTDLGEMNYFLGLEIKQGQNEVFICQKKYLKEILKRFRMDECKSVNTPMNQKEKLQKEDGAERVDEGVFRSLIGCLMYLTATRPDILYAVSVLSRFLNCASKLHMMAAKRVIRYLKGTQTFGIKFSKSQNFKLHGYSAVIGQVHWRYEKHLWFCFTFGSSVFHGAQRNKKWWLDRRSGIYLKPEKIQGQIWKRIGFLDKKWKKKSLREKAEDIFHVLSRKKFVLLLDDIWLRVDLEEIVVPLPTRQNRCKIVFTTRSCRVGGQMEAEKMIKVEPLAWKEAWALFQKKVGDIDFDIVPLAQDVAKECSGLPIALITIGRAMASKITKEEWEHALEVLRSPASSLPGMEDEVIQDMEVEVFVRLKFSYDGLLSDKVKFCFLYCSLFPEDFEIEKDDLVHYWIYENFCARNEAYSIIGTLIGACLLEEKGRHVKMHDVIRDMALLIACKYEKEKHKFFVEAGAQLTRVPEVGKWEVSKRMSLMANSFERIREVPRCPNLLTLFLSNNRNLSEISDGFFQFMGTLTVLDLSSTNIKKLPVGMSKLNSLQYLNLSWTLISQLPIELKMLVNLKYLNLVGNFELNMIPRGVISSLSSLQVLKMYNVGFIWVEKLEDNILREENMLIEELQCLEHLNELSSTIRSVSDLQSYVNAHTLLNCTRALWLNLFPSPQSLNIGGWQI; via the exons ATGGAGATGGCTCGGTGTCTGTTACATGAGAAGAATCTTCAAAAAAGGTTTTGGGCAGAAGCAGCAAATACTGCTGTTTTTTTGCTGAACAGGCTGCCTACAAGAGCAGTGGGAAAGAAGACTCCATTTGAGGCTTGGTATGGCGTTAAACCTCAATTAAACAAccttaaaatttttggttgtttGTGTTTTTCACATGTTCCACAGGTCAAGAGAGACAAACTTGATGAGAAAGCTGAACAAGGAATTTTTGTTGGCTATAGTTCAGTTTCTAAAGCCTACAGAATTTTCCACCCTCACACAGGGAAGGTTATAACTAGTAGAGATGTTCAATTTCTTGAACACGAACAGTGGGACTGTAATGAGGAGTCTCAAACTGGAGAGCAAATTACACCTCTTGTTCCTGATGAATTAATTGATGATGAACCTGTAAGGGGAACGAGAACACTTTCAGATGTTTATCAAAGGTGTAATGTTGCGGTGTTGGAACCAGCAGGTTATGAAGAAGCAAAATCTGATCAAAAGTGGATAGAAGCGATGAAGGAGGAGCTGGCCATGATTGAAAAAAACCAGACCTGGGAGCTAGTAGAAAGGCCGCTTGACAGGAAAGTAATTGGGGTGAAATGGGTTTTCAGAACAAAGCTCAATCCGAACGGCTCTGTGAATAAATACAAAGCGAGATTAGTAGTGAAAGGCTACGCACAAGTTTGGGGAGTAGACTTCTCTGAAACATTTGCTCCGGTGGCACGGTTGGACACCATCCGAATGCTATTAGCATTGGCAGCACAACAAGGTTGGAAGATTTTTCAACTAGATGTGAAATCGGCTTTTTTAAATGGCTCATTGCAGGAAAAAATTTATGTTGAGCAGCCAGAAGGTTTCAGTGTGCCAGGACATGAAGAGAAGGTCTGCCTTTTAAAGAAAGCTCTTTATGGGCTAAAACAAGCCCCAAGAGCTTGGTACAGCAGAATAGATGATCATTTGCTGAAACTAGGCTTTGAAAAAAGCCTAAGTGAATCAAATCTGTATGTTAAGAAAACAGATTCTGACATTATAATCATCTCTCTCTATGTAGATGATTTGCTTGTCACAGGAAATAATGTTGTACAGATTGAAGTATTCAAGAAGGAGGTGATGAAGGTCTTTGACATGACAGACCTTGGTGAGATGAATTACTTTCTTGGATTGGAGATCAAGCAAGGTCAGAATGAAGTTTTTATATGTCAGAAGAAGTATTTGAAGGAAATTCTGAAAAGGTTCAGAATGGATGAGTGCAAGAGTGTAAACACTCCAATGAATCAAAAGGAGAAGTTACAGAAAGAAGATGGAGCTGAAAGAGTTGATGAAGGAGTATTTAGAAGCCTAATTGGATGCTTAATGTATCTTACAGCAACAAGACCTGACATCTTGTATGCTGTAAGTGTTTTGTCCAGGTTTCTAAATTGTGCTAGTAAATTGCACATGATGGCAGCCAAACGTGTGATTAGGTATCTCAAAGGGACTCAAACCTTTGGTATCAAGTTCAGCAAAAGTCAGAATTTCAAACTCCATGGGTATTCGGCGGTGATTGGGCAGGTCCATTGGCGATATGAAAAGCACCTCTGGTTTTGTTTCACTTTTGGGTCGAGTGTTTTTCATGGTGCTCAAAGAAACAAGAAATGGTGGCTCGATCGGCGGAGCGGAATTT ATTTGAAACCTGAGAAGATTCAAGGGCAGATTTGGAAAAGAATTGGCTTTTTGGATaagaaatggaaaaagaaaagcctcCGTGAGAAAGCGGAAGACATATTTCATGTACTGAGTAGAAAGAAATTTGTATTATTATTAGATGACATATGGCTGCGAGTTGACCTTGAAGAGATTGTGGTTCCTCTACCTACTAGACAAAACAGATGCAAGATAGTATTCACAACACGCTCTTGCAGAGTAGGCGGGCAAATGGAAGCTGAAAAGATGATAAAAGTAGAACCTTTGGCTTGGAAAGAAGCTTGGGCGTTGTTTCAGAAGAAGGTTGGGGATATTGATTTTGATATTGTTCCTCTGGCTCAAGATGTTGCTAAAGAGTGTAGTGGGTTGCCAATCGCACTCATTACCATTGGCAGAGCAATGGCCAGTAAAATTACAAAGGAAGAATGGGAGCATGCTCTTGAGGTACTTAGAAGCCCTGCCTCAAGCTTACCAGGCATGGAGGATGAGGTAATTCAAGACATGGAGGTTGAGGTATTTGTAAGATTGAAGTTTAGTTATGACGGTTTGCTTAGTGATAAAGTTAAATTTTGTTTCTTATATTGTTCCTTATTTCCGGAAGACTTTGAAATTGAGAAAGATGACTTGGTACATTATTGGATTTATGAGAATTTTTGTGCTCGCAATGAGGCATATTCTATAATTGGCACTCTCATTGGGGCATGTTTATTGGAAGAGAAAGGCCGACATGTGAAAATGCATGATGTGATTCGTGATATGGCTTTGTTGATAGCATGtaaatatgaaaaagaaaaacataagtttTTTGTGGAAGCGGGTGCCCAATTAACTCGAGTACCAGAGGTTGGAAAATGGGAAGTATCAAAGCGGATGTCCTTGATGGCAAACTCCTTCGAGAGAATCCGTGAAGTTCCTAGATGTCCTAATCTTTTGACTTTATTTCTCAGCAATAATCGTAATTTGAGTGAGATCAGTGATGGTTTCTTTCAGTTTATGGGTACACTAACCGTTTTAGACCTATCAAGTACTAATATCAAAAAATTGCCGGTAGGAATGTCAAAATTGAACTCATTGCAATATCTTAATCTGTCATGGACGTTGATAAGTCAATTGCCAATTGAGTTGAAAATGTTGGTAAATCTGAAATATCTGAACTTGGTGGGTAATTTCGAGCTAAATATGATTCCAAGGGGAGTCATATCCAGTTTATCATCATTGCAAGTTTTGAAAATGTACAACGTTGGTTTTATTTGGGTCGAAAAATTGGAAGATAATATATTGAGGGAAGAGAACATGCTAATAGAGGAGCTACAATGTTTGGAACACTTGAATGAATTGAGCAGTACAATAAGAAGTGTCTCAGATCTCCAGAGTTATGTCAACGCCCACACATTACTCAACTGTACTCGAGCTCTATGGCTTAATTTGTTTCCAAGTCCACAATCTCTCAACATTGGTGGTTGGCAAATATGA